One genomic region from Candidatus Manganitrophaceae bacterium encodes:
- a CDS encoding 4a-hydroxytetrahydrobiopterin dehydratase — MEPLLDRKCEACRVGAPLVTQEEVDAFMPKIPAWKMIEEEGMDRLTRVFDCPNFEAALSLTNKVGAIAEEEGHHPAILTEWGKVTVTWWTHKIKGLHVNDFIMAVKTDHLA; from the coding sequence ATGGAGCCATTATTAGATCGGAAGTGTGAGGCCTGCAGGGTTGGCGCGCCCTTGGTGACTCAGGAAGAGGTCGATGCGTTCATGCCCAAGATTCCCGCATGGAAAATGATTGAAGAAGAGGGGATGGATCGCTTAACGAGGGTCTTTGATTGTCCGAATTTTGAAGCGGCATTGTCGTTAACAAACAAGGTTGGCGCAATCGCGGAAGAAGAAGGCCATCATCCCGCCATTCTGACCGAGTGGGGAAAGGTGACGGTGACCTGGTGGACCCACAAGATCAAGGGATTGCATGTCAACGACTTCATTATGGCCGTGAAGACAGACCATCTTGCCTGA
- a CDS encoding Glu/Leu/Phe/Val dehydrogenase: protein MVDGAIRVLGLDEGVAKALKACNSVLKVQFPVKVRGKVEVFTGWRAVHSTHRLPAKGGIRYATFVNQNEVEALAALMTYKCAIVDVPFGGSKGGLLIDPTKYTRDEMQAITRRFTLELTRKGFLSPATNVPAPDMGTGEREMAWMADTYKHLVPEDINFTACVTGKPVAHGGIRGRTEATGRGVQYGLREFFRNAKAVKAARLSKGLGGKKIVIQGLGNVGYHASKFLSEEDGVKIIAIIEREGVLIDKSGGKKQGLPVEKVHQYMIEKGTLKGYPGAGVEFLDKKAGQKPLEIECDILIPAALEAQITKKNAHRIKAKLIAEAANGPVTFEADQVLNKNGVTILPDTYLNAGGVIVSYFEWVRNISHIRFGRMQRRFEEAKGLQFASALERLSGKVLRKSVKEELASGPQEVDLVRSGLDDSMRMALQEIFETKNSLKAVDNYRTAAYVVALNKISRSYLDIGVY, encoded by the coding sequence ATGGTCGACGGCGCGATTCGTGTGCTGGGTCTGGATGAGGGGGTTGCGAAGGCATTAAAAGCGTGCAACTCCGTACTCAAAGTTCAATTTCCGGTGAAGGTACGTGGCAAGGTCGAGGTGTTTACCGGATGGCGGGCAGTTCACAGCACGCATCGGCTCCCGGCAAAAGGGGGGATCCGTTACGCGACTTTTGTGAATCAAAATGAGGTCGAAGCCCTGGCCGCCTTGATGACCTATAAGTGTGCCATTGTCGATGTTCCCTTCGGAGGTTCAAAAGGGGGGTTATTGATTGATCCCACAAAGTACACCCGTGATGAAATGCAAGCGATCACGCGCCGTTTTACCCTGGAGCTGACCCGGAAAGGCTTCCTGAGTCCCGCAACCAATGTCCCTGCTCCGGATATGGGAACGGGTGAGCGAGAAATGGCCTGGATGGCGGATACATACAAACACCTTGTCCCGGAAGACATTAATTTTACGGCCTGTGTGACGGGCAAGCCTGTTGCGCATGGCGGCATCCGGGGAAGGACTGAGGCCACCGGCCGGGGCGTCCAATACGGGCTGAGAGAGTTCTTTCGCAATGCGAAGGCGGTAAAGGCGGCTCGTCTCTCCAAGGGACTTGGCGGTAAAAAGATTGTGATTCAGGGATTAGGAAATGTTGGATATCATGCTTCAAAATTCCTCTCTGAAGAAGATGGTGTAAAAATCATCGCAATTATCGAACGGGAGGGTGTACTGATCGATAAATCAGGAGGAAAAAAACAGGGTCTCCCTGTCGAAAAAGTGCATCAGTACATGATTGAGAAGGGAACATTAAAAGGTTATCCCGGTGCCGGTGTTGAGTTCCTGGACAAAAAGGCGGGGCAGAAACCATTGGAAATAGAATGCGATATTCTGATTCCTGCCGCACTGGAGGCACAGATTACAAAGAAGAATGCCCACCGGATCAAGGCCAAATTGATTGCGGAGGCTGCAAATGGTCCTGTCACTTTTGAAGCCGATCAGGTTCTTAACAAAAACGGCGTAACGATTCTTCCCGATACTTATCTAAATGCTGGAGGTGTGATTGTCTCCTATTTTGAGTGGGTGCGAAACATCTCTCATATCCGTTTCGGGCGAATGCAACGCCGCTTCGAAGAAGCAAAAGGTCTTCAGTTTGCGAGTGCTTTAGAACGTCTGTCTGGAAAAGTGCTTCGTAAATCCGTGAAAGAGGAACTCGCAAGTGGACCTCAGGAAGTGGATTTGGTTCGGTCCGGCCTGGATGATTCCATGCGGATGGCCCTTCAAGAGATCTTCGAGACGAAAAATTCTTTGAAAGCAGTCGATAATTATCGTACCGCCGCCTATGTGGTTGCGCTGAATAAGATTTCACGGAGCTACCTCGACATCGGAGTTTATTAG
- a CDS encoding vitamin B12-dependent ribonucleotide reductase, translated as MIQGSSKSEEGKLTLEGGVAPCEPKGRQTSLGMAPNALRVLEKRYLRKNEQGEVIESPEDLFRRVAGNIAEGDRSYNPQANVTVLEEVFYDMMSQFRFLPNSPTLMNAGRDLQQLSACFVLPIVDSMESIFETVKQAAIIHKTGGGTGFSFSRLRPKNDIVRTTGGVASGPVSFMKVFNHATEAVKQGGTRRGANMGILRVDHPDILDFISCKADTKEITNFNISVALTDRFMAAYEKGEDYALISPRDGSVVKEISATEVMDQIAEQAWKTGEPGLFFIDVTNRANPTPKVAEMEATNPCGEQPLLPYESCNLGSINLEAHLLEDNGRYEIDWCTLGKTIRTAVHFLDNVIDMNRYPIREIEMITKANRKIGLGVMGFSRMLYKLEVPYHTEEGIQMAREVMGFIQRVGYEASTQLAEERGVYANWEGSLHEHRDERVRNSYITTVAPTGTISMIADTSGGCEPEFSLIWYKNVMDGEHLPYVQDYFVEVAKREEFYSEDLLDKILANRGSVQGIAQVPEHWQKVFITSHGIAPEWHVRMQAAFQEFTDSAVSKTINLPTTATTEEIKKAYLLAYRLGCKGITVYRDGARPDQVMNVGKSKKVEEKAAVSAPPETKPEVNGNGNGNGDSPLSMIAPRPRPEVMTGTTTRKRTSCGDLYLTVNRDETEHPFEAFATMGKAGGCEGSFNEAIGRLISLCMRAGVTPRDIVKQLIGIRCNKPFGIGKEKVLSCSDAIAKIFNQDLGNKVAEARYPEGELNGTTNGSTTGATNGATNGAAQTAAVLEDPTTHIQKVIFPCPECGLELEFGEGCEKCHFCGYSRCY; from the coding sequence ATGATACAGGGAAGCAGTAAGAGCGAGGAGGGGAAATTGACCCTTGAGGGCGGAGTTGCACCGTGTGAGCCGAAAGGACGCCAAACCAGTTTAGGAATGGCCCCGAATGCCCTTCGTGTCTTGGAAAAACGCTATCTCAGGAAGAATGAACAAGGAGAGGTCATTGAAAGTCCTGAAGACCTTTTTCGTCGCGTGGCCGGGAATATTGCAGAGGGAGACCGTAGCTACAATCCGCAGGCCAATGTTACCGTGCTCGAAGAGGTCTTTTACGACATGATGTCCCAGTTCAGGTTCCTTCCTAATTCTCCCACATTGATGAATGCCGGCCGGGATCTCCAGCAACTGTCGGCCTGTTTTGTCTTGCCGATCGTCGATTCGATGGAGTCGATCTTTGAAACCGTCAAGCAGGCGGCCATTATCCATAAGACTGGCGGGGGCACCGGATTTTCGTTTTCCCGGCTTCGACCGAAGAACGATATTGTCCGGACGACCGGCGGGGTCGCCTCAGGGCCGGTCTCCTTTATGAAGGTCTTTAACCATGCCACTGAGGCCGTCAAGCAGGGCGGCACGCGGCGTGGGGCCAACATGGGGATCTTGCGTGTCGACCATCCTGATATCCTCGATTTTATTTCATGCAAGGCAGATACGAAAGAGATTACCAATTTTAATATCTCCGTGGCGCTAACGGACCGGTTTATGGCGGCTTATGAGAAGGGAGAGGATTATGCCTTGATCTCTCCGCGCGACGGAAGTGTCGTGAAGGAAATCTCGGCAACAGAGGTTATGGACCAGATTGCGGAGCAGGCCTGGAAAACGGGTGAACCGGGTCTCTTTTTTATCGACGTGACCAATCGTGCCAATCCCACTCCAAAGGTTGCGGAGATGGAGGCCACTAATCCCTGTGGCGAACAGCCGCTCCTTCCCTATGAAAGCTGTAATCTGGGAAGCATTAATCTTGAAGCCCACCTCCTGGAAGACAATGGACGATATGAGATCGATTGGTGCACACTGGGAAAGACGATCCGGACGGCCGTTCATTTTCTCGATAATGTGATTGATATGAACCGGTATCCGATTCGTGAGATTGAAATGATCACAAAGGCGAACCGAAAGATTGGTCTGGGGGTCATGGGGTTCTCGCGAATGCTCTACAAGCTGGAAGTCCCCTATCACACTGAAGAGGGTATCCAGATGGCGCGGGAAGTAATGGGCTTCATCCAGCGTGTCGGATATGAGGCCTCGACCCAACTTGCGGAAGAACGGGGTGTCTATGCAAACTGGGAGGGATCCCTCCACGAGCACCGGGACGAGCGCGTTCGCAACTCGTATATCACCACGGTCGCGCCGACCGGAACGATTTCGATGATTGCAGATACCTCCGGGGGATGTGAGCCGGAGTTTTCGCTGATCTGGTACAAAAATGTGATGGATGGGGAGCATCTGCCTTATGTCCAGGACTATTTTGTCGAGGTGGCCAAGCGGGAGGAGTTTTACAGCGAGGATCTGCTCGACAAGATTCTTGCCAATCGCGGCTCCGTCCAGGGGATTGCCCAGGTGCCGGAACATTGGCAGAAGGTCTTCATTACCTCCCACGGAATTGCCCCAGAATGGCACGTCCGGATGCAGGCGGCCTTTCAGGAATTTACCGACTCCGCCGTCAGCAAGACGATCAATCTTCCAACCACGGCCACCACTGAAGAAATCAAGAAGGCCTACCTCCTGGCCTATCGGTTGGGCTGCAAAGGGATTACCGTTTATCGCGATGGGGCCCGTCCCGATCAGGTGATGAATGTCGGAAAATCAAAAAAGGTCGAGGAAAAGGCCGCTGTTTCTGCGCCGCCTGAAACAAAACCTGAAGTGAATGGGAATGGCAATGGCAATGGCGATTCTCCCCTCTCCATGATTGCCCCGCGCCCCCGTCCCGAGGTAATGACCGGAACGACAACCCGAAAGCGGACCTCGTGCGGCGACCTCTACCTGACGGTAAACCGGGATGAAACAGAGCATCCCTTTGAAGCCTTTGCGACCATGGGAAAGGCCGGGGGTTGCGAAGGTTCGTTTAACGAGGCCATTGGCCGCCTTATCTCCCTCTGCATGCGCGCAGGTGTGACGCCACGGGATATTGTCAAGCAGCTGATCGGAATCCGCTGCAACAAGCCCTTCGGGATCGGGAAAGAAAAGGTCCTTTCCTGCTCAGACGCCATCGCCAAGATCTTCAACCAGGATCTTGGAAACAAGGTGGCGGAAGCGCGCTACCCCGAGGGTGAACTGAACGGTACAACAAACGGGTCAACGACTGGCGCGACAAATGGCGCAACAAACGGTGCAGCGCAGACTGCTGCGGTCCTCGAAGACCCCACCACACACATCCAAAAGGTCATCTTCCCCTGCCCCGAATGCGGCCTCGAACTCGAATTCGGAGAAGGCTGCGAGAAATGCCACTTCTGCGGCTATTCCCGGTGTTATTAA
- a CDS encoding general secretion pathway protein GspK: protein MKLRKIQGNQGGFALILSLLILLLLVVIVLETDFYTRTDLRAAGNFRDDLKAFYLARSAVSAAEAILKDDVKTSNRYDGLDELWAFPIPEYALGDGTLSGIIVDEEGKINLNKLIQGKEGKVNQARRDQLRLLFELLDIDPDRVDPVIDWIDPDSETVSSSGAEEGYYLGLDPAYSARNGPLATLAELHMVKGITDEIYRRIKPYVTIYGAGQININTANSLVLQSLDRGIDDSEAGRLMRKRPFESPARFKEHLLPDTKVRMTMAASINWIKTRSNVFSLRAEGTVHDTKKIAHAIIQRKGTKTKLLYFRID, encoded by the coding sequence ATGAAGCTTCGTAAAATTCAGGGTAACCAGGGAGGTTTCGCGCTGATTCTCAGCCTCTTGATCCTGCTCCTCCTCGTGGTGATTGTCCTGGAGACCGATTTTTATACCCGCACAGATCTGCGTGCTGCCGGTAATTTTCGTGATGACCTCAAGGCCTTTTATCTGGCCCGTTCTGCTGTTTCTGCAGCCGAGGCGATCCTCAAAGATGATGTCAAGACAAGCAATCGTTATGATGGACTGGATGAACTCTGGGCCTTTCCGATCCCGGAATACGCACTGGGGGATGGAACCTTGAGCGGGATCATCGTTGATGAAGAAGGAAAAATAAATCTGAACAAGCTGATTCAGGGAAAGGAAGGAAAGGTGAATCAGGCGAGGCGAGATCAACTCCGTCTCCTCTTTGAACTTCTTGACATTGATCCGGACCGGGTAGATCCGGTGATCGACTGGATCGATCCCGATTCCGAGACGGTCTCTTCCTCGGGAGCGGAGGAAGGCTATTATCTCGGTCTTGATCCGGCTTATTCTGCCAGGAACGGCCCGCTTGCAACCTTGGCGGAGCTTCACATGGTGAAAGGAATCACGGATGAGATTTACCGCAGGATTAAACCCTATGTGACCATCTATGGTGCGGGACAAATCAACATCAATACCGCGAATTCTCTTGTTCTCCAGAGCCTCGATCGGGGAATCGATGATTCAGAGGCCGGACGACTGATGCGTAAACGTCCGTTTGAATCTCCTGCACGGTTTAAGGAGCACCTCCTGCCGGATACAAAGGTCCGGATGACGATGGCCGCGAGTATCAACTGGATCAAGACCCGAAGTAATGTCTTTTCGCTGAGGGCCGAAGGGACGGTTCATGATACGAAAAAGATCGCCCATGCCATTATTCAACGGAAGGGGACCAAGACAAAACTTCTTTATTTCAGGATTGATTAG
- the gspN gene encoding type II secretion system protein GspN has translation MSKAPNSASTLNPLRSSWLKGKKNKAVLVLGYIFFGLLMFLLFLYLSFPFHLLTSKLILVLEEETGCEISVEESRFYFPFRVVWTGIRTRCAHLSFLPEVPGDGRDLTLNITSIDARVAPFLLLLNRRAEIDFGIVLGDGILSGHLTLSQKEKQVSYALSVEGERIDLALFGASGRLDLEGNSDWMNQDLFNGKGVLSFALMEGRFEKIGSWTLPLGALSFSDIHGKMSWGKGRVIVDQFSARGSEVDLQAESGNLILRKPLDGSLVTLTLKAMPKGDLERMATLFIQGYNGRESLILGIRGPLRRPKISLNGRPISP, from the coding sequence ATGAGCAAAGCCCCTAACTCCGCTTCCACGTTAAATCCTTTGAGGTCTTCTTGGCTGAAAGGGAAAAAAAATAAGGCCGTCCTTGTTTTAGGCTATATATTTTTTGGCCTTTTGATGTTCCTTCTTTTCCTGTACCTGAGCTTCCCCTTCCATCTTCTGACGTCGAAGTTGATCCTTGTGCTGGAGGAGGAGACCGGATGTGAAATCTCCGTCGAAGAGAGCCGATTCTATTTTCCGTTCCGAGTGGTATGGACAGGGATTCGAACCCGGTGTGCGCATCTCTCATTTTTACCAGAGGTGCCGGGGGATGGAAGAGATCTTACCCTCAACATCACATCGATCGATGCGCGTGTGGCTCCCTTTTTGTTGCTCCTGAACCGTCGCGCGGAGATCGATTTTGGTATTGTACTGGGGGATGGCATATTGTCAGGTCACCTCACACTTTCACAGAAGGAAAAGCAGGTTTCTTATGCTTTAAGCGTAGAGGGGGAAAGAATTGATCTGGCCCTCTTCGGGGCGTCCGGCCGTCTTGATCTGGAGGGAAATAGCGATTGGATGAATCAAGATCTCTTTAATGGGAAAGGGGTACTTTCTTTTGCCTTAATGGAGGGACGTTTTGAAAAGATCGGTTCATGGACGCTTCCCCTCGGAGCGCTTTCCTTCTCAGACATTCATGGTAAGATGTCGTGGGGAAAGGGCCGGGTTATCGTGGATCAGTTTTCGGCAAGGGGGAGTGAAGTTGATCTTCAGGCGGAAAGCGGAAATCTCATTCTTCGAAAGCCCCTCGACGGGAGCCTGGTCACCCTGACGCTCAAGGCCATGCCAAAGGGGGATCTTGAACGGATGGCCACGCTTTTTATACAAGGATATAACGGTCGGGAATCCTTGATCCTTGGGATTAGAGGGCCTCTGCGGAGACCCAAAATTTCGCTGAATGGTCGCCCGATCAGCCCTTAA
- a CDS encoding prepilin-type N-terminal cleavage/methylation domain-containing protein — MSGKAGWIQRSQGFTLIEIMISLAILSVLFLMVYGTFSAVFQTSEQMELEADDYRLARLGFYHLAKDLSMFYTVRTPAATRGAETRPLIFGGEDRIRLGEGDEFPNDLLQFTAVSHGRTLRDAPESDQVTVSYYLQETRLVQEAILSNGRVIVQEIGEPIDGLNFRYLDPDGPTWVDEWDVQEKKNRPPLAIEVEFYLKKEQGEARRFKTWVDLPVGTRL; from the coding sequence ATGAGCGGGAAAGCAGGTTGGATTCAGAGGTCTCAAGGGTTCACCCTGATCGAGATCATGATTTCACTGGCAATTCTCTCCGTCTTGTTTCTTATGGTCTATGGGACGTTCAGCGCGGTATTCCAGACTTCTGAGCAAATGGAGTTGGAGGCGGACGATTACCGTCTGGCCCGTCTTGGATTTTATCATCTGGCGAAAGACCTCAGCATGTTCTACACTGTGAGGACGCCTGCTGCGACCCGGGGAGCAGAGACGCGCCCATTGATCTTTGGCGGAGAAGATCGCATACGCCTGGGTGAGGGGGATGAATTCCCCAATGACCTGCTTCAATTTACTGCGGTATCCCATGGAAGGACCCTGCGGGATGCGCCTGAATCGGACCAGGTCACGGTGTCATATTATCTGCAGGAAACGCGCCTGGTCCAGGAAGCGATCCTCTCGAATGGAAGGGTTATTGTTCAAGAGATTGGTGAGCCGATTGATGGATTGAACTTCAGATACCTGGATCCCGATGGTCCCACATGGGTGGACGAATGGGATGTGCAGGAGAAAAAGAATCGCCCCCCCCTGGCCATTGAAGTTGAATTTTATCTTAAGAAGGAGCAGGGTGAGGCCCGCCGATTCAAAACTTGGGTTGATTTGCCGGTTGGCACACGTTTATGA
- a CDS encoding prepilin-type N-terminal cleavage/methylation domain-containing protein: MWNNSKKFRSGFTLLEIMIALAVVSISFVVLLGLRNRDIALASYSRHITVSTLLARQKITEVSVEGFPDLGFSEGGFGETYLEFKWRQEVKQTPFEMVRELDLSVVWKEGKREEVSRFTVYLFDA, from the coding sequence ATGTGGAATAACTCCAAAAAATTCCGGTCCGGGTTTACACTGCTCGAAATTATGATCGCCCTGGCGGTTGTCTCGATTTCTTTTGTGGTCCTCTTGGGGCTTCGTAACCGGGATATTGCCCTGGCTTCGTATTCCCGGCATATCACGGTGTCCACCCTGCTGGCGCGCCAGAAGATCACGGAGGTCTCGGTGGAAGGATTTCCGGACCTCGGTTTCAGCGAAGGAGGTTTTGGCGAAACCTATCTGGAGTTTAAATGGCGGCAGGAGGTGAAGCAGACCCCCTTTGAGATGGTGCGCGAGTTAGACCTGAGCGTTGTCTGGAAAGAGGGGAAACGCGAAGAAGTGAGCCGGTTTACCGTCTATCTTTTTGATGCGTGA
- a CDS encoding type II secretion system protein — protein sequence MKRKRTISAPVFSHGGMRIFQKGGGFTLLELLIVIAILGTLAMVIFPRMSSFGAGNMKWTARHLAGLIRHLAQESVSRKKTFRLVYNLENEAYWSEVLGENREFTPTGDPLAPRRVLAKGISFEDVITPQQGKVREGEAFTQFYPVGVEKTWIHLKQGDRIWTLVINPLTGRVKIFEKYVE from the coding sequence ATGAAGCGAAAACGGACGATTTCAGCCCCCGTGTTTTCGCATGGGGGGATGAGAATATTTCAAAAAGGCGGCGGTTTTACACTGCTGGAGTTGTTGATCGTGATCGCGATTCTGGGGACACTCGCCATGGTGATTTTTCCCCGGATGTCCTCCTTCGGCGCTGGCAATATGAAATGGACGGCGCGTCATCTTGCCGGATTGATCCGGCACCTCGCGCAGGAATCGGTCTCAAGAAAGAAAACCTTTCGTCTGGTCTATAACCTCGAGAACGAGGCCTACTGGTCTGAGGTACTGGGAGAGAATCGTGAGTTTACTCCGACTGGTGATCCCTTGGCACCCAGGCGAGTTTTGGCAAAGGGAATCTCATTTGAAGATGTCATTACCCCGCAACAGGGAAAGGTCAGGGAGGGAGAGGCCTTTACGCAATTCTACCCCGTGGGTGTTGAGAAGACCTGGATTCATTTGAAGCAGGGAGATCGCATATGGACTCTGGTGATCAATCCATTGACCGGACGGGTAAAGATTTTTGAAAAGTATGTGGAATAA
- the gspG gene encoding type II secretion system protein GspG codes for MESIEINRSRGGGADRFSTKVFRGKHASSRNLFRLRCGVASSFERGFTLIEIMVVVTILAILAALVVPKLVGRSDDARRVAAKVQIKNIEGALQLYKLDSGIYPSTSQGLDALVEKPNIGRIPNNWKEGGYLPKVPKDPWGKQYAYLSPGRHGDYDLVSYGPDGEQGGEGKNSDIESWDLQ; via the coding sequence ATGGAAAGCATAGAGATAAATCGGAGTCGGGGCGGAGGAGCAGACCGGTTTTCAACGAAAGTTTTTAGGGGTAAGCATGCATCTTCCCGGAACCTTTTCCGTTTGCGTTGCGGCGTGGCATCGTCCTTTGAGCGGGGATTTACCTTGATTGAAATCATGGTTGTGGTCACCATCCTGGCGATTCTTGCCGCCCTGGTGGTTCCCAAGCTGGTCGGAAGGTCGGATGATGCGAGACGGGTGGCGGCCAAGGTCCAGATCAAGAATATTGAGGGTGCCCTTCAGTTGTACAAACTCGACAGCGGCATCTACCCGTCGACCTCACAGGGCCTGGATGCCCTTGTTGAAAAGCCGAATATTGGCAGGATACCCAATAACTGGAAAGAGGGAGGCTACCTGCCGAAGGTTCCGAAAGATCCCTGGGGAAAGCAATATGCCTACCTGAGTCCGGGACGGCATGGCGACTACGACCTCGTTTCCTACGGCCCGGATGGGGAACAGGGCGGCGAAGGGAAGAATTCTGATATCGAGAGTTGGGATCTGCAATAG
- the gspF gene encoding type II secretion system protein GspF, translating to MAIYDYKGLDLQGKNTAGIIDADSPRMARSKLRDSGIFPTEVRPADQEVLSPLSRPVTLFSERVTLKETSVMTRQLATLVGAGIPLMEALTALTEQIEKEAAKKIWVDIRDGVKEGSSLADALGRYPETFSSLYRQMVRAGEASGTLDDILVRLADTLESQVRLRNKLFTIMTYPILMMVVSLIILVFLITFVVPKVTTIFTDMQQALPMPTVILLAFSDFLREDGWLVAVVGAGSFFFLRRHVKTSKGREQYDRIILKVPVVGRVVKIVAISRFTKTLAALLGSGVPILSAMEIVQQVVENKVLEEVIQEARGNIREGEGIATPLRRSGLFPPLVTHMIAIGEKSGKLEAMLQKVSEAYDNEVETAVTGLTALLAPMMILGMGLVVLFIVLAILLPIFEISQVVN from the coding sequence ATGGCGATTTACGATTATAAGGGCTTGGACCTTCAGGGGAAGAATACGGCTGGCATCATCGATGCCGACAGTCCTCGGATGGCAAGGTCAAAGCTTCGGGACAGCGGCATCTTTCCCACGGAGGTTCGGCCTGCGGACCAAGAGGTCTTAAGTCCCCTCTCCCGCCCGGTCACCCTCTTTTCGGAAAGAGTGACGCTTAAAGAGACGTCGGTGATGACCCGGCAGTTGGCGACCCTTGTCGGGGCGGGAATTCCTCTGATGGAGGCACTGACCGCGCTGACGGAGCAGATCGAGAAAGAAGCGGCCAAGAAGATCTGGGTCGATATCCGAGATGGGGTCAAAGAGGGGAGTTCTCTGGCCGATGCGTTGGGCCGTTATCCGGAGACCTTTTCTTCTCTCTATCGGCAGATGGTTCGGGCCGGTGAGGCGAGCGGGACGCTCGATGATATCCTGGTTCGCCTGGCCGATACCCTCGAATCACAGGTCCGTCTCAGGAACAAGCTTTTTACAATCATGACTTATCCGATCCTGATGATGGTGGTCAGTCTCATAATCCTTGTTTTTTTGATCACCTTTGTCGTTCCCAAGGTGACGACGATCTTTACCGATATGCAACAGGCCCTCCCGATGCCGACCGTGATTCTCCTGGCCTTCAGCGATTTTTTACGAGAGGACGGTTGGCTCGTGGCTGTGGTCGGGGCCGGCAGTTTCTTCTTTTTACGGCGTCATGTGAAGACCTCAAAGGGAAGAGAACAATATGATCGTATCATTCTGAAGGTTCCTGTTGTGGGGCGGGTTGTAAAAATTGTTGCGATTTCCCGATTCACAAAGACCCTTGCGGCACTGCTGGGAAGCGGCGTTCCGATTTTGTCCGCGATGGAGATTGTTCAACAGGTTGTTGAAAATAAAGTCCTGGAAGAGGTGATTCAAGAGGCGAGAGGAAATATCCGAGAGGGGGAGGGGATCGCGACTCCGCTCCGCCGGAGCGGACTTTTTCCGCCACTGGTGACCCATATGATCGCGATTGGAGAAAAGAGCGGTAAACTGGAAGCGATGCTCCAGAAGGTTTCAGAGGCCTACGACAACGAGGTGGAGACAGCGGTGACCGGTTTGACTGCCTTGCTGGCGCCGATGATGATACTTGGAATGGGACTGGTTGTCCTTTTTATCGTACTGGCCATCCTGCTGCCGATCTTTGAGATAAGCCAGGTTGTGAACTGA